Sequence from the Desulfotomaculum sp. genome:
ATTTGCGCCATTCATTACCGAAGAATTATGGGAGGCGATCGGCGGGAAGGAAAGCATTCACAAGCAGAGCTGGCCTGTATATGATTTGGAGGCAATGGCTGAAGAAGAGGTGGAGATTGTCATCCAGGTAAACGGAAGAATTAAAGAAAGGATGACAATTAATCCTGGAGTTTCGGCTCAGGAGATGTCCGAGTATGTGCTCGCGCAGCCACGGATCCAACAGCTTATTGAGGGAAAACAAATTGTCAAGGTGATTCCTGTGCCGGGCAAGCTTGTTAATATAGTCGTTAAATAAGAAGAATATAAGGTAAGGGTTGAATGGAAGTAAGAAATTTGTTTTTTAACAACGAAGGTGAAGCTTTAGCACAAATTTTTGAAATAGGCGCGGACAAACTTGGGGGTCGCTTGATGGCCCCCAAGGGTGTTTTTCGTGTGCTTAAATTAAACGGTTTAACTCCTGTGCAGGCCAACATTCTTAAGCAGGAAATGCTGGCCAGGGGCGCAGAAGCAGCGGTGAGCAGGGGGGTAATTGACGGCAGCGCCTCCAGTACGGATGTTGTTTTAATGGGAACTTCAAGTCAGTATAAAGCTGTCCTGCTGAAACTTAAAATGCAGGCTTTCGGTTTGCCCAAACTTGCGGATCAGATTGAAGAAGTACTGGATAATCTGGAGAAACGGCCGGCCAAACTGTCATGTAAGGATAGGGATCTTTATCTCGGGAAACGTACTCTGTTAATGGGTATTTTAAATACTACTCCTGATTCGTTTTCTGACGGGGAGGTTTATCTGGACCCCGGGAAGGCGGAAGAACGGGCCTTCCGAATGGTTGAGGAAGGCGCTGACATAATCGACGTGGGTGGTGAATCAACCAGACCGGGTTATACAGCCGTATCTCTTGAGGAAGAACTGAAAAGAGTTATGCCGGTATTGAAAAGGATCTCGGGAAAGATACCCGTACCTGTTTCAATTGATACCAGCAAGGCTGAAACGGCGCGCCGGAGCCTGGAAATGGGAGTCCAGATAGTAAATGATCAGCAAGCCCTCAGGGGAGATCCGCAAATGCCGGGTATTGTCGCCCAATATAAAGCAGCGGTTATAATCATGCATAATCAGCAGGGAACGGAATATAAAGACATGCTAGGCGAGATGGTTCACTATTTCAGGGAAAGCATGGATATAGCTGAAGCAGCAGGTATTAACCGTGACGCGATTGTCATAGACCCGGGGGTTGGTTTTGGAAAAACCGCAGAAGGCAACCTGGAGGCAATATTAAAACTGCCGGAGCTGGCTTGTTTGGGCAGGCCGGTTCTGGTAGGCACATCCCGTAAATCAGTTATCGGCAAAGTGCTCGATCTTCCTGTGGATCAGCGCTTGGAAGGCACAGCAGCGACAGTTGCTCTATCAATTGCCGGGGGCGCCGATATAGTGCGTGTACACGATGTAAAAGAAATGGCGCGAGTGGTAAAGATGGCGGATGCTGTTGTAAGGCGGAATTTTGGAAAGGATTAATAATGGATCGGATTATCCTTAAAGGAATGAAATTTTACGGCTATCACGGGGTGTCGCCCCGGGAAAGGGAACTGGGAGGAAACTTTGTGGTAGACGTCGAATTATATCTTGATTTAAAAAAGGCTGGCCGTGAAGACGATATTTCCCTTACTGTTGATTACAGCCGGGTTTTCGGGATTGTTAAAGAAAAGATAACCTGCCGGTCTTATAACCTCCTTGAGGCGGCGGCCGAGGAGATCTCAAGCGACATTCTGAAAAGCTTTCCTGTTCGGGAAACAGTGGTCGGGATCAAAAAAATCAACACAGGATTGGAAGGTTCTTATGAATATATGGGGGTGGAAATTAGAAGACAGTCTTCATTAAAACAGAATGAGGGTAAGGGTAATTAGTTTAATGTATACAATATTTAATAGTTAAACAACTTTTCAGCTGACTGTTTTCATGGTATATTTTTAAGCGAAAAAGATCTCGACCTATAAAAAGAGGTGAATTGGCATGAATGAAAGGAAAATTACTATTGTTGACACCACTTTGCGTGATGGTGAACAAACTGCCGGGGTTGTTTTTGCAAACCGGGAGAAATTAAGAATTGCCCGTTTTTTAGACGAAATGGGTGTGCACCAGATTGAAGCCGGCGTACCTGTCATGGGTGGCGATGAGAAGGAAGCGATAACCAGTATTTGCAGGGCTGGATTAAAGGCAAGCATTATGGCTTGGAACAGGCCGGTAATCAGCGATATCGAAGC
This genomic interval carries:
- the folP gene encoding dihydropteroate synthase, which translates into the protein MEVRNLFFNNEGEALAQIFEIGADKLGGRLMAPKGVFRVLKLNGLTPVQANILKQEMLARGAEAAVSRGVIDGSASSTDVVLMGTSSQYKAVLLKLKMQAFGLPKLADQIEEVLDNLEKRPAKLSCKDRDLYLGKRTLLMGILNTTPDSFSDGEVYLDPGKAEERAFRMVEEGADIIDVGGESTRPGYTAVSLEEELKRVMPVLKRISGKIPVPVSIDTSKAETARRSLEMGVQIVNDQQALRGDPQMPGIVAQYKAAVIIMHNQQGTEYKDMLGEMVHYFRESMDIAEAAGINRDAIVIDPGVGFGKTAEGNLEAILKLPELACLGRPVLVGTSRKSVIGKVLDLPVDQRLEGTAATVALSIAGGADIVRVHDVKEMARVVKMADAVVRRNFGKD
- the folB gene encoding dihydroneopterin aldolase; this encodes MDRIILKGMKFYGYHGVSPRERELGGNFVVDVELYLDLKKAGREDDISLTVDYSRVFGIVKEKITCRSYNLLEAAAEEISSDILKSFPVRETVVGIKKINTGLEGSYEYMGVEIRRQSSLKQNEGKGN